ggctggactgcagtggccggatctcagctcactgcaagctccgcctcccgggtttacgccattctcctgcctcagcctccggagtagctgggactacaggcgcccgccacctcgcccggctagttttttgtatttttagtagagacggggtttcaccgtattagccaggatggtctcgatctcctgacctcgtgatccgcccgtctcggcctcccaaagtgctgggattacaggcttgagccaccgcgcccggcccagacttgactttttgttttttgagacagagtcttgctctttcaccaggctggagtgcagtggcacgactcactgcaacctccgcctcccgggttcaagcaattctcctgcctcagcctcccgagtagctgggattacaggctcccgccaccacacccagctaatttttgtatttttagtagagatggtgtttcttcACGGtggcagggctggtcttgaattcctgacctcgtgatctgcctgcctcggtctcccaaatacaggtgtgagccaccgtgcctggccaaaaaacaggctttactttttttaaaaaaaaagatctcaattTTGCACTGCTACCAGGCAAAAATCGGTAATGCCAAGAGTTGAACGGCATAGGAACGTGCACAGGTATTACGTGTAATAATTTGCAATACATTTGCTTAGGGaagttgtaaacattttctcttgtGGGCCATATAAATCAAATGTTCCTCTGCCTTCCCACAGTCCTGTATCCACCCCCTTTTCCCGGACAGGGCAGATGAAAGTGGTTTTGTTAGCGTGTTATATAGTCTGACAAACAATCCTAACTCATTCTcaagttttattttgcttaacgGAAAATGGTAGAAGAAAATGCCTTTGCATAACTTCCCAGTGAATGGGAGATTTCATTGTTTTCCATAAGTTGAGGgctagttcctgttttctttttcaatttttttttttgagaaaatcaacactttattgagatattttaaagtcaaatatCTAATATAAAAAGTTTGCATTGCTTCagcttgttttcatttaaacCTGTAGTTGTCCTTCATTTGCttctggcatttttttctttttttcttttttttttgagacagagtctcgctgtgttgcccaggctggagtgcagtggcactcggctcactgcaacttccgcatccccagttcaagcaattctcctgcctcagcctctcaagtagctgggattacaggtgcatgccaccacgcacagctaatttttgtatttttagtagagatggggttttaccatgttggccaggctggtctcgaactcctgacctcaagtgatccacccgcctcgacctcccagagtgctgggattacaggtgtgagccactacatctggcctaCTTCTGGCATTAAAGTGCTCTAGTTTCGGTAGCATCTTCTCCTTGACTTCAGGACCCTCTCCACATTTATCCCCAGTCTATAACTCACATGTTTCATGTTTTCAAACAGAAAACCGTAATTCAGGAGTAAACACCATCCTCTGTAAGATGTGTCCCAGGAGCAGCCTGAAATCTATTAGGCAGTCATTCTGAAGCTGTGGTGAAATGGAAGGGAAGCTAATGTTGCAGCTATGGAGATGAGATCCAGGCTCAGGATCACGCTTTTTCCAGAATACTTTTTCAGTGTTTCCAAAACCAGCAAAAGCCATTTAGAAGTCTCATCTCCAGACTGCCAGACTACACAGAGGTAAGGCTTTATTTTAGGGGTGGGCCCTGGGTTTTGCGGTCAAGTCAGCTGCTATTTGTATGAGCAAGACTTCATCGGTAGCTCTACTGGGCTCCCCCTCTTCTACATGATGGCAGCAATTTGACCTTAGAAAATGTACCTAAGTGACTTCACAGGCTACAGGCTATTTTCTTCATAAGTAGGAATGGAAGATTCCAGTTAGGAAGGTAGAAGTCAGTTTTGTTCGTATGTGGGccaaactattaaaaaataataaggccTAGGGATTCCCACGTTCTTAGATGCTCAATGAACATTTCAGTTCATCAAACTGTGACCAACTTAAAAGGCTGTGGCATTGTGCTAGTGCACTGGACCCTGGGAAAGTCTGTTAAATCCAaatgatactcttttttttttttttttttttttattaaagagacaggattttgctttgttgcccaggctggagtgcagtggcctgcgatcacagctcactacaaccttgagctcctgggctcccatgtccttctgcctcagcctcttgagtagctagggctaaggcacatcccaccacacccagacaattttaaaattttttgtagatgggtcttactatgttgtccaggctggtctcttactcctgggctccagtgatcctcctgcctcagccttccagtgttgggattacaggcaccagccactgccCCCAACCCTGCATTATATTCTTAAAGGCAGACCTGAATCCTGTGCCGTGTCAATTCAGGTGTGCACTTGCCCCCGAGCCTCACATACAGGACCCGTTCCGCAGGATGACGCCGCGTTCCCTTGCTTAGAACCTCAGCACCATGGCACCTGGCTCTCCTCCCACGCCCGAGTCTTGTTCTTGCCCATTTCCTAGAGAGGGTTTGTGGTCCAGGCTCCCTGTCACATCAGTGTGTTCCAAACACGGCACCCAAATCTCAAAAGCTTCTTCAACGCTCCCGTGGTTTGGGATACACCTCCAGTTTTAATCTACGTACTTCAAGTTTCTTTTATTCAATTAGATACAACCATCTGACTTTTGGCTTCTGAAACAGAAAAGTCAATTTAGTTCTGTTTTCACTTTACCATGCCTTTTTATCTCAGAATCGTGATGAACTCTGAAACGAACCCTGATGGGGCATGCCTCTATTTATGCTGAACGAtagtcattttacattttactacAGGTTGAGTGCCCCTAATCCAAAaatttgaaatgctccaaaatctgaaacttttggAGCACTTACATGGTATTCAAAGGAAATGTGCATTGGTACATTTCTGATTAGGTACGCTCAGCTgttaagtataatgcaaatattaaaaaaaaaaaaaaaaaaaaattcccaaatccttaacacttctggttccaagcatttcagataagggatactcaagcTGTACCTATTTCCAAATTTCCACTAACTAGCTCTTTGGCAGGTCTACGGAATAAAAATCAATGCTTCTGATTACTTTAAGGCATTATAACCTCATGGAGTGGTTTCTGAGATGCAACTGAATTTTTGTGctattttattgtattcttaAATCTTTCAAGATGAATAATCCATGTAGTGCATTTGAGAGGTTCTACCTGTTCAAGAAAGGAAATTTAATATCTGTGACTAGTGTATGTCAAATGATTTAGTGCCTTGTTTAATTAGTTCCTCTAGGAGTCCCCTGCACTTATCTTAGGGGAAACGTCGTTCCATTCTTAGTAACATGCCTGTTTGGCCTGTGGTCTGAGGTACTTACAGCTGCTACAGTGGTAAATGTGTCCCTTTTGAAACACCGTTCTGGGGACTTCAGAGATGACTGACTGCAACCTATCACCTCACAAATGACGGATCTGAGGTACAAACTAGAACCTGGGTCTTCTGGGCTCAGAGAACTCTCCTCACTACAGCAGACTGCCTGTTTCCATTTAGGGGAACGAGATGCTCTTTCGTAAATGATACCAATTCCAAGAGAACTCCTTAAGGCAGCTCCAATCGAAGGCTGTCTTGGCTGCTTCTGGAAACAACGGATCACTACTCCCAAAGTCAAAAACGACTAGAACACAGCCTTAAAAATCAAGTCATTTAATTGTGTCTTTGAAGGTAAACAATATATGGAGCTGGATCACAACCCCTGAGAATGCCAGAGCTATGGGTCCAAAACATGGTGTGGTATTGTCAGCAGAGTTCAGAAGGGTCTGGACTCTACGTGTTACCAGGGAGAAAACATGATGGAATTCATGCATTCCATTTAGCGATTGTGTAAAATTCCAAACACACCCCAAGAATCTTTCAACATGGGGAAAATTCAACTTCTGGTTTTACAGAGAAACGAATGAAGAGTACCAAAACGCTTTGCTGatttctcctcatttttctcaCACAATCTGAAGCCTGAGCTGACTATCATATCCCCAGCTCACAGCAGCTGAAGCTGCAGTTCAGGTTTGAGCTCAGTCTCCATACGCTTCCATGTAGCACCACAGCAAGAGTGGCCGGAGGCAGAGAGCTCTTGGCGGGCCAGCTTCCTAACAAGCACGCCGAGTGGAAAAGAACCCTCTAGCAGCAGACTGATTTAGTTTGTaagattttaatttacaaattaaaaaagctatttaatacatgttttactttttctcctttttctcctctttctttacaTCACTCTTTTCCTTATCTTTATCTTTCTCCTTGTCCTCTTTCCTATCCTTTTTGctgtcttctttctcctgcccttctttcttctctgcgTCGCGGTTGGCAATCTTGTTGTTGATGAGGTTGTGCAGGGCGACCACGGAACGGATCAGCGAGGCCAAGTACACTACCACCATCTGGTCGTTGGTCTTCAGGTAAAAGGCCTTGACAAACTCCTGCAGGCTGACGTCTGGCAGCAGGTTGAAGACGTCCTGCAGCTGGTAGATGATCTGGTGGTTGATGGGCAGCTTGCCTGTGGCGACTTTTTCCAGGTAGCTCCTGATATCCAGAAGCTTGGAGTTCAGTCCCTTCAAACCATGGACCTGGTTTGTGATCCGCTGGGACAGAGTGCCCACCGTCGTGTCTTTGATGTCTCTGTAATAACCCGCAGTTAGAAAGGGCAGGAAAAGGCATCGGGTACCATGTTATCACGCAAGTTCTTACATTCTAAGAAAATACCTAGCTTTGTTGGGTGCggcaagtttttaaaagaaaaatgtcacttttccaTTTGATAAAGATTTAGTTATCAATGACGAAATTGTTATTCGGAGCCACATGTCTCATCAcaggacatttttcaaaaaataattagaaaagagagctaaaataaaaccattttcacTTAAGAAAAAACGAGATTGTTTACATGAACAGTTTAGATCTGCCAGTAACTTTCTGGGTAGCCTTGTACTGACGCTATCTCGGCTTTCCTGTTCTTAAAAGGATGGCATTTTCTCTGCCTGCATCTCCAGAATATCGAGAAGCTTAAATTTAAGAGATGGTAATTTTTAGAACTGGAAGGAACTTCACTGACTGATAAAACTACGACCCCTTTCAAATAAGGATAATATAGACAtaggattttaaaacaaaagctacCCCGAGATGAAGATTCTCTCTAGAAAATGGGCTACATCTGTTGAGAAGGACATCTAGTGGAGTGCAGGCCTGCATTCTCACACCTCTCTCCCCTCACAGTCAACATTCTAGTTTCCAGACAAGGTATGCGATCCACAGAGTCATAAATTGTAACTCAAGACATTTACAGTTGATGTAGTTCAAACATTTCAATgtacagacaagaaaacaaaggTCTGGAAAGAGACTGTGATTTGCTCAGAATGGCAGACTTGTTAGTGGATGGCCAGGACCGGAACCCAGGTCTCCGTACTCTTGACACAAACCTCTTCCTTGCACTGTGTGGCCTCTCGGGCAGCGCATTATTTTGATGCTGTACTAGGCTCTCACCGTAACAAGTGTTCAACTCCAACTTCCTCAGCTTCCTCTGCTCCAATTTCACTGGTCACGTGTTCAAATGTTTTTGAGGTTGGGGTTCCATCCTGGGAGAGGAAGCCTaactataattatttattttccagaaaCAAACTGATATGTGTTCCTTTTCGCACCTTGAGTCTTTTGCTTTACGTCAGCTCATTTAATGGGTGCATGACTGAGAATTTTCTATGGCCAGGGTGGGTAAGGCTTGCTTTGAAAGTTTAGCCTTCAAAGCTGACATCACTGTGGTGCTGCTCAGTGATGCAGTCTGCTGGGGCACTGTGAGTTGAGAAAATCTGGAAATTCCCTCAAGCCCACACTTGGGATGGACACACAGGGAAGTCTCAGGTTGATTCTTAAAAGTGTAttgttctggctgggcatggtggctcacacctgtaatctcagcactttggaatgccgagaattcgagaccagcctgggcaacacggcaaaaagccctctacaaaaaaacacacaaactagccaggtgtggtggcgggtgcctgtaattccagctactctggaggctgaggaatgagaatcacttgaacctgggaggtggagggtgcagtgagttgagatcacaccactgcactccagccagagcaacagagcgagattatcttaaaaaaaaaaaaaaagtatatagttCTTTCTAGAATGGACAATATACAGAGTATCTCTACTGCAGCAAGTTCATGCCAGAAAATGTAACGTTTAGCCCTTTTTTGTCTCTTGGATCAAACGATTCCAGAGTGCCCAAACCAATGCAATCAGAATAGCTGGCTTTCTGGCGGTCTGAATTCATCAAAGGATCCACTGGGGACATGGGTCCTGGTGGGCACCCAGTGACATCCTGAAGGGACTCGGAAGATACTTTTCTCAGACTCTGTGCCAGAAGAGGCTGTACGTCTCTTGCAAAAGGCTGTAAACTGTGTGCAAGGGAGGACAGCACAGTGGTAAGAGCACAGGCTCCACAGCTAGGCTAGCTGGGTTCAAATCTGGTGCCGCCACGTATGTAATAAGGGAGCTccgagaccttgggcaagtcactccacTCACACTAAGTGCTAcagaagtgagctgtgattatttTATTCAGGATAGGGTTAATCCTGCAAGGGGCATTCTCTTTGCTTTGCATGCCAAGATGGTCAGAACCTTTAACGGTCTTGTAGGATTTCTTGGTAACCTTTACAGGCACTAATTCTTCTTGAGTTTCATCTGGTAACATGACCCGTATATCCCCTTTAtcccctactaaaaaaaaaaatcttgcttcaTTGGGGTGCGTGTGTATGAGCAACCTCAATTCCTTTTCTAAAGAGGCAGGAGAAAAATTCACTAAAAACAACTGGGTCAAAACAGGGATGAAAGCCCTACTGCAACTAGGTGATACATTGGATGTAAGTTCCCTGGtagccaggcagagagaaaagctCCAGGAAGACAGAACTCGATGCAAGGAACATTTGCACAAAGCTATCCTAAAATATCCTTTTCCAAATCTTAAAACTGAAAGTAAGGATAAATACTGCAAATCTAAACCCAAAAGGAGACCGTAATTCATCCCTTaaagttttcatttgtaaaagggGAATCtggatttctgttttgttttttggggggacagggtctcactgtcgcacaggttggaatgcagtggcgtgatcatagctcactgtaagcttgaactcctgggctcagacaatcctcccgtctcaacctcctgagtagcctggaaTACAGGCATggaccatcatgcctggctcatgtttttatttttgtaggggtcttgctatgttgcccaggctggtcctcaaCTCCTaggcttaggcaatcctcccacctctgcctctcaaagcactgggtgagccactgtgcctggatggAATTTAGATTTCTATGTTCCTCTCCATTTCTAAAATGTAGTGATTAAAAAAGTCAAAGGGGAAAAAACTTAACTACCTTCTTTTGTTATAGAGACAAAGGATTTGTTGAcctgaaaattgaaaaaagaaaaaaaaaaaaaaaagcccatcacCCAATAAGCGGGAAGTCGAACCCCCCAGGTTCATGGCAAGATGACTCACATCATGGACTTCTTCCACTGAAATGTATGCTTCTGTGGGCAGCCCTAGGTCCTTCGGCTTCACATCAATGATGACCAACACCTGGCCGAGAAACACATCTTAGCAAATCATCTCACGCCCAGCACAAAAGGGGTAATTTCAGGCATTCCTCTCACAATTACTAAAGCTATTTCTTCTATTCAATTAGAAATGAACCAGAATTTTCAGCAAAAATGCATTTATACTTCAAATGATCTCATcgttttttctgctttttgatcCCCTTCATTAACAAGCTGAGGGGCagtacagtgcctagcacaagGACATTAGAGTCAATACAGCTAAAATTTCAATCCCAGTCCCACCCCTTACCAGACCTTCCTAACCattctaaacctcagttttctcattcctAAAGAGGATATAGTTACTGAGAGGATTACATAACTCATACACCTGGTACTTAGCAGGTGTAACCTGTTATTTATCAAATGTATTAGGTTACAGTATACTTCACAGAGCACTACAAATTAACAGAAGTTTATGGAGATAAAGCAGTAAGCAGATTTGCTACTCAAATTCTTCCCTGGATGCTCTTACTTGAGCTGGCTGGCAAAAAATCAttcaagagttttaaaaatagagagcACTTACGGAATTAGGACAGTATCTTTTCATGAGTTCGTTGATGGCAATGTCATTCTTGTGTAGTTTAGGGCCTGTGTGGTACCAGCCAACTATTCTTTCTCTGGCTAGGACGGAAAAAAATTAGTGGGCTTTAACTATTTCATGAAGCTCGATACAACTCCCTCAAAAAGGATAAGAAGTTATGTCCTTtacctctttgaaaattccagacaTATTTACCCTGGTGGTACTAAAACTCTAATGGAAGACTGATTTTACTGGACGGTTCTTCACTTTTCAGCCGCAATTAGAGCGTTATTTCCCCTCTTACCCAAACCCAGGTGGCCTATTTGGCCTTAAATTGCTACTctagtttttcatttattctaccTTATTCTTCTACTCCCACTAGTCTTAACTAAGTGTAGCCAACTGAAAGGGCCTTGAtgttaaagaaaagcaaacagaagagCCCCATACACACAAATCAATTCTATGCTGTAACACCTTAGAACATCAAGACGTACCATTGACTTTCTTAAACATTCCATACATGTTTTCCAAATAATCATGGTCTAAAAACCACACAGAATCGTCTTTGTCATCTTCGTCAAAAGGaactaaagaggaaaaaaaaaagttagtttagGGTGCTTGGTAGAAACCTAGAACAAAAGTCACAAGTAAAGACCCTCAGGCCAGTTCTGATTCACTTACGTGTTTCACTTGCCCAACAcgatattaaatttttttttttttttgagctgtcCTCAAAAACTGGGAGAGTTCACAGAAAAATCCAGACCTCCAGCTTCTCTTAAAAAACTGGAATACCTGGCAACTACCAGCTACAgccaggtagaggttgcagctcTTTAAAAAAGACTcatgcttttcagttttttagaAGCCCAGTAATTTCCTGGCATTTTCCATTTGGCGAATGACATTATTAGCTGGTCATTTTAGACATCAGAGTTAGTGACCTCTAGTCCAGAGGTCATCCAGCATGttctttattgttgttgctttaatCATCCAAGTAATACATGGATACATTCTTGTGAGGATTCACACAGGGGTAAAGTTCCCCATCTCTCCCCTTACTCTACCTATAAGAAGCATGGTTGAACAGTTTAGTGTGGGGGTTGACAAACTGCCAGCTGCCTGTATTTATAGAGGGTTGCTGCAATACTGCCACTCTCATCGTTTGTTTACATGTTGTTTATAGCAGCTCTTGCACTACAACAGCAGAGAGGAGCAGGTGCAGTGGAGACCACATGGCCTGCAAGTCTAAAGTATTTACTGCCTGATCTAGTGTTCAGTCTTCAGGTTCTCTTTTCTATACTTCAGCAATTCTGAGACAATCTCTGGGTTGTAGTCAAAAGTGGTAACAAaggtttattttcttaaaaagtcaaCTGACATTTTAATCATgctcagaaaaacacaaaatttgtcTTTTACCTGCAAAACTGTTCGATACATCAAGTACTTTCTTTTGCCATGAGCCCAAAAGCACACCAACAACGCGCTTCTGATTTCCAACCTTGCCGATTCTGAACGAGAAAACAGATGGTCAGTGTGGATAGGTTAGCACAGAAACATGGATCCAACAATAAGATACTCAATGGGAAGTATCAATGACACAGATACAATTTAGTTTACCTAGGAACTAATCTCTCTAAACCAATGTAATAGGGTTAGGTAGATATTAACTATAAGGGGCAATTCACAAACTTGGTGCTGACACACACTGGCAGTTTTTACTTAACATTGACTGTGAAGTAATACGTGCTTGGGAAAATTTCAGACTTCACAgacatttaaaatgtagaaaatgaaaacttcccAGATCTTAGTCTGAAAACACATTTAAGCCACGCCACcacatttaactttttctttgcagctttctttctcctttaaacTTTTCCCAGCCTGAAATCTTTTTTGGAATAAAGATGCTAGAGTaggccaggcacgctggctcatgcctgtaatcccagcactttgggaggccgaggtggacagatcacctgagctcaggaatttgagactagcatgAGCAGcgtgggcaatgtggcaaaaacctgtctacaaaaaatacaaaacttagctggacatagtgggggtgtgcctgtagtctcagctacttggggttGGGGGGCTGAGAAGcggggattgcttgaacccagaaggtcgaGTTTGAGGCtagctacagtgagccgagattgtgccactgcatcccagcctgggcagaccctgtctcaaaataaatgaataaaaggggAGGGCTGAATGAGAAAGATTTTACTTGAGaatttttatctccatttcaaGCCTCCTCAGTCATTTTCTCCTAAGGAGTTACAAGTGCTTCACTTACATACACTCATTTCCTTGGTCTTCTGGAAGCATTCTTTACCCACTAGCAAATGTGTATCACAGAAACACAACTCTATGCTTAGGAAAGATAAAAGTCactattaattatattttcttaatagcTGCCAGTTTCACATTGGTTTAATTGTAGTATTTTTCTTAGTATATAGTTGGCAAATCTATAAATGGTTACTAGGTTTGGGTTTGAATCAAACAAAGTTAATGATTCTGTATTTCTGGTGCCTCTAATTTTcaggggcggggggggggggcggtaAGGGGGAAATTGAGTTTCCAACTTCAAGGGAAACTTCCATACTCATGGGCTTTTGTTTTGGTCTACCGAAGtccatttgtgtttttaaaacccTACACTTACTTGATAGAGAAGCTATTGCTCTTcttcatttttgagacaaggtctcactctgttgcccaggctggagtccagtggcacaatcttggctcactgtagcctctacttctcagattcaagtgatcctcccacttcagcctcctgagtagctgagactacaggcacatatcaccacacctgggtaatttttctttttttttttgtagagaagggattttcaccatgtggcccaggctggtcttgaactcctaagctcaagcaatccacccacctcggtctccgaaagtgctaggattagaggcatgtgctaCCAGGCCAGTCTAAAAGCTAGTGCTCTTCACAAGTGCTTGAATAGAACTGAAATGGTGCCTGCCCCTAGTATCCCATGGGAGAAAAATAGTAATTCCTCTACTGTAGAAAAGCCAACATATCCTAGGCTGAGGGTCCTTTTACCGCTCCAGCTGAATTAGTTGCACAGAGCAAGTCGCAGGAGAATGGACACTCTGCAATAATGGCTTTATAGCAGATGCTCTGAACTGGGTCTTTACATTTGCCAGTTCAACTAACAATCTTGTAAAACTTAGAAGCATGTGCAACAGGTCTAGCAGGATGAACAGCTCCAAAGCCAAGGGG
The genomic region above belongs to Chlorocebus sabaeus isolate Y175 chromosome 5, mChlSab1.0.hap1, whole genome shotgun sequence and contains:
- the PSMD7 gene encoding 26S proteasome non-ATPase regulatory subunit 7 gives rise to the protein MPELAVQKVVVHPLVLLSVVDHFNRIGKVGNQKRVVGVLLGSWQKKVLDVSNSFAVPFDEDDKDDSVWFLDHDYLENMYGMFKKVNARERIVGWYHTGPKLHKNDIAINELMKRYCPNSVLVIIDVKPKDLGLPTEAYISVEEVHDDGTPTSKTFEHVTSEIGAEEAEEVGVEHLLRDIKDTTVGTLSQRITNQVHGLKGLNSKLLDIRSYLEKVATGKLPINHQIIYQLQDVFNLLPDVSLQEFVKAFYLKTNDQMVVVYLASLIRSVVALHNLINNKIANRDAEKKEGQEKEDSKKDRKEDKEKDKDKEKSDVKKEEKKEKK